The following coding sequences are from one Halictus rubicundus isolate RS-2024b chromosome 11, iyHalRubi1_principal, whole genome shotgun sequence window:
- the LOC143358610 gene encoding uncharacterized protein LOC143358610 yields the protein MRIFHRACILLLIVGLGRNSMSTENEASCNCEQCNDNVENDKEETDKNAKIPELYKEDRDGDGNRTICARDYKLNNRTFPSVCHMLCYNRCLILRLSAVTENGLQKNVVIAYRNNYYKLRDGEC from the exons ATGCGAATATTTCATAGAGCGTGTATACTTC TTCTTATAGTTGGTTTGGGACGTAACAGCATGTCCACTGAAAATGAAGCATCCTGCAACTGTGAACAGTGTAATGACAATGTAGAGAACGATAAAGAAGAAACAGATAAAAACGCAAAAATACCAGAATTATACAAAGAAGACAGGGATGGTGATGGTAATCGAACCATTTGTGCCCGGGATTACAAATTGAATAATCGAACCTTCCCGAGCGTTTGTCACATGTTGTGTTACAATCGCTGTTTGATACTGCGACTTTCGGCTGTTACTGAGAACGGTTTGCAGAAAAACGTTGTAATTGCATATAGGAATA ATTATTACAAATTGCGCGATGGCGAATGCtga